Genomic segment of Myxococcus stipitatus:
GGCGCCGCGTCCCGCTGGAGGTCCTGGGGCGCAACGTCACCTGGGAGGGCCGGCAGGTGCGGCTGGCGGCCGTCTGGGACATCAGCGGTCGCAAGGCGGCGGAGGAGCGCGCGGAGCGCACCGAGCACTTCCGGGAGCAGCTGTTGGGCGTGGTGGGCAATGACCTGCGCACGCCGCTGCAGACCATCCAGATGGGCACCGGCGCCCTGCAGCGGCTGGGCGGCATGGAGGAGCCCCAGCAGCGGCTGGTGGGCCACATGGCGCAGGCGGCCCGGCGCATGGAGCGGATGATCCACGAGCTGCTGGACTTCACCCGGGCAAGGCTCGCCGGCGGGCTGCCGGTGCACCCGGAGCCGCTCCTGCTGGACCGGCTGGTGGAGCGGGTGATGGAGGAGCGGCGGCAGCAGCACCCGGGCCGCACGCTGCTGATGGAGACGCAGGGAGACCTGCGCGGGCACTGGGACCCGGCGCGCCTGTCGCAGCTGGCGGACACCCTGCTAGGCAGCGTGCTCCAGCACAGCCCGGACACCACGCCCGTGTGGCTGCGGCTGGTGGGCTCGGTGGGGGGCGTGACGCTCGCCATCCGCAATGACTCGCTGACGGTGCCCTCCGAGGACCACGCCACCCTCTTCGAGCCCTTCCGCCGAGGCCGTCCCGCCAGCGCGGATGGGCTGGGCCTGGGCCTCTACATCGCCCGGCAGGTGGCCCTGGCCCACGGAGGCCGGCTCACCCTGGAGTCCTTCCAGGGCGGAACGCGCTTCGTCGTCTGGCTGCCCCGCGAGCCGCCCGTCCGCTAGAGGCGGAAAGCGGCCCTGGAAGTCCCGTGCGCCACGTATGGGAGGGCCGCGACTTACCGGGTTGATAATGCCCCGAGAGCCCTGAATGTCGTGCGCATTGCAGCGGGTGGGGGTGCGTGGTAAGGGGCCCCGACTTCTAGCTTTCGGCGGACCCGAACCGACCTGGCCCGCCCCCTGTTCGAGGACGCAAAACGCCCATGGAAATCCGCGCCGACGAGATCAGCAGAATCATCCGGGAGCAGATCAAGGACTACGGCAAGAAGGTCACCGTCGCGGAGACGGGCACCGTGCTGTCCGTCGGCGACGGTATCGCGCGCATCTACGGCCTGGAGGGCGTGCTGGCCGGTGAGCTGGTGGAGTTCGCCAACGGGGTGAAGGGCCTGGTGCTCAACCTCGAGGAGGACAACGTCGGCGTCGCCATCATGGGTGACTTCCAGAGCATCCGCGAGGGTGACACGGTCAAGCGCACCCAGCAGATCGCCTCCGTGCCGGTGGGCAAGGGCCTCTTGGGCCGCGTGGTGGACCCGCTCGGTCTGCCCCTGGACGGCAAGGGCCCCATCGAGGCCACCGAGACGCGCCGCCTCGAGGTGAAGGCGCCCGGCATCGTGAAGCGCAAGAGCGTGCACGAGCCGCTGCAGACGGGCATCAAGGCGCTGGACGCGCTGGTGCCGGTGGGTCGTGGTCAGCGCGAGCTCATCATCGGTGACCGCCAGACGGGCAAGACGGCCGTCGCCATCGACACCATCATCAACCAGAAGGGCCTGAACGTTTACTGCATCTACGTGGCCATCGGCCAGAAGCAGTCGACGGTCGCGCAGGTGGTGGAGAAGCTCAACCGCTTCGGCGCCATGGAGTACACCACGGTGGTGGCGGCCAACGCCTCCGACCCGGCCCCCATGCAGTTCTTCGCGCCGTACGCCGGCGTGGCCATGGGCGAGTACTTCCGCGACAACAAGATGCACGCCCTCATCATCTACGACGACCTGTCCAAGCAGGCCGTGGCGTACCGCCAGCTGTCGCTGCTGCTGCGCCGCCCGCCGGGTCGTGAGGCGTACCCCGGCGACGTGTTCTACGTGCACAGCCGCCTGCTGGAGCGCGCCGCCAAGCTGTCCGACGAGGAGGGCGCGGGCTCCCTCACGGCGCTGCCCATCATCGAGACGCAGGCCGGCGACGTGTCCGCCTACATCCCGACGAACGTCATCTCCATCACCGACGGGCAGATCTTCCTCGAGACGGACCTGTTCTTCTCCGGCGTCCGCCCGGCCATCAACGTCGGTCTGTCCGTGTCCCGCGTCGGTTCCGCCGCGCAGATCAAGGCCATGAAGCAGGTGGCTGGCACGATGAAGCTGGACCTCGCGCAGTACCGCGAGCTCGCGGCCTTCGCGCAGTTCGGCTCGGACCTGGACAAGGCCACGCAGGAGACGCTGGCCCGCGGCGCGCGCATGGTGGAGCTGCTCAAGCAGGGCCAGTACGAGCCGCTGCCCGTCGAGCGTCAGGTCATGCAGATCTACGCCGCCACCAACCGCGACGACGCGAAGAAGCGCGGCTGGGTGCGCGACATCCCCGTCTCCGACGTGGTGCGCTGGATGCGTGAGTTCCTGGAGTTCGCGGACGGCAAGCACCCGAACGTCGCGAAGGACATCGCCACCAAGCGCGAGCTCACCAACGACATCAAGGCCGCGCTGAACAAGGCCATCACGGAGTTCAACGAGGTCTTCCAGCCCACCCCGGGCGCGAAGGTCTAGCGCCTCCGGCCGAAAGGCCCGCTGGTCACCGAGCCCCGCTCTCCCTCACCGGGAGGCGGGGCTTCGTGTTTCTGGCGAGCACCGGGCACGGGGCGGAGCG
This window contains:
- a CDS encoding PAS domain-containing sensor histidine kinase, with the protein product MPQSLLHPLPGGPVFAVAPEEAWPFLGAVLNATGCGIALLDRELRPVWVNGALASLSCMEARTYLGRPLVDVWPKLAVSLAPLLARALSGEHVVEAPLTGAMSPASGERHLRVGLSPAHQAGVPVGVVLWMRDDTERSQAEERVRERESHMRGVADVACDGYFLHENGTVLDANRGIAQLLGYDVPRELIGHHIIEFVAPEYRPAVMSAVTRGVETPYEVLCVRRDGRRVPLEVLGRNVTWEGRQVRLAAVWDISGRKAAEERAERTEHFREQLLGVVGNDLRTPLQTIQMGTGALQRLGGMEEPQQRLVGHMAQAARRMERMIHELLDFTRARLAGGLPVHPEPLLLDRLVERVMEERRQQHPGRTLLMETQGDLRGHWDPARLSQLADTLLGSVLQHSPDTTPVWLRLVGSVGGVTLAIRNDSLTVPSEDHATLFEPFRRGRPASADGLGLGLYIARQVALAHGGRLTLESFQGGTRFVVWLPREPPVR
- the atpA gene encoding F0F1 ATP synthase subunit alpha, whose product is MEIRADEISRIIREQIKDYGKKVTVAETGTVLSVGDGIARIYGLEGVLAGELVEFANGVKGLVLNLEEDNVGVAIMGDFQSIREGDTVKRTQQIASVPVGKGLLGRVVDPLGLPLDGKGPIEATETRRLEVKAPGIVKRKSVHEPLQTGIKALDALVPVGRGQRELIIGDRQTGKTAVAIDTIINQKGLNVYCIYVAIGQKQSTVAQVVEKLNRFGAMEYTTVVAANASDPAPMQFFAPYAGVAMGEYFRDNKMHALIIYDDLSKQAVAYRQLSLLLRRPPGREAYPGDVFYVHSRLLERAAKLSDEEGAGSLTALPIIETQAGDVSAYIPTNVISITDGQIFLETDLFFSGVRPAINVGLSVSRVGSAAQIKAMKQVAGTMKLDLAQYRELAAFAQFGSDLDKATQETLARGARMVELLKQGQYEPLPVERQVMQIYAATNRDDAKKRGWVRDIPVSDVVRWMREFLEFADGKHPNVAKDIATKRELTNDIKAALNKAITEFNEVFQPTPGAKV